One genomic segment of Acinetobacter oleivorans DR1 includes these proteins:
- a CDS encoding TonB-dependent receptor has translation MLRISISSPQIKRLFPLSLLSLMILNIQGAYAEDLSDSSSKVAATMPTIKIEAMSELDPIKSYIDYDKANVTRNGLDKKDIPQTVDTIDVQKYKIYGSNDLSVMLQGTPGVSTSYDMRGDGITIRGFGADTGDIYRDGIRESGQVRRSTANIERIEILKGPASVLYGRSAGGGVVNMVSKFANFDSKSSVGAYAGSYDNYGTTADINQVISDNLAIRLTGEYGESGSFRSGIENKIEMFSPSFTYKNDDGTLTWTTQYTYDKLGRVPDRGPAYENLPTGTSIKMGFAQDGDYVDDILQVVRTDVNYQYAPDWNFHWAASYRQAEQNFDHFYFGTYCGLDGNDLKGKECNTKKGYINQIYYWQQTSNKTTTNTFDIKGKFKTGQLEHQIMMGTDWTYEQREPRLANEAKNGSIYGYVNPFTGEREYSRGNGPLVMRQHNYNEGTTYGVFIQDLIGLSDQLKLMMGVRYDYFDFSTTNKLTNEHRNVKDGSFSPNVGLVWQPLPEHSFYTSYSKSFAPFGGQMGVNQVTGSTDVTKMDKEPQYNEQYEVGVKSEWLDSRLNTQFSVFDIRKNNIRYKPNPNEQPEVWATAGQHQSRGLEFSFIGRVLDNVFVRGGYGYTDAKVKEDKQKPEQEGNYLANTSKNTGNLFVRYLPTEQWYTEVGVTYVGSYYPNINNQVKMEGFNRVDAAIGYSADPWNVTLAVNNLTNKEYWRSDSMPGTPRNVLLRLNYQF, from the coding sequence ATGTTAAGAATTTCTATATCATCTCCCCAAATTAAGCGTCTTTTCCCGCTGAGCTTACTCAGTTTAATGATCTTGAATATTCAAGGTGCCTACGCAGAAGACTTGAGTGACTCATCATCGAAAGTGGCAGCTACTATGCCCACTATAAAAATTGAGGCTATGAGTGAACTCGACCCAATTAAAAGTTATATCGACTATGACAAAGCCAATGTCACACGTAACGGTTTAGACAAAAAAGATATTCCTCAAACCGTTGATACGATTGATGTTCAGAAATATAAAATTTATGGATCAAATGATTTAAGCGTTATGCTACAAGGCACCCCAGGCGTATCAACCAGTTACGATATGCGTGGTGATGGCATCACGATTCGTGGCTTTGGTGCCGATACAGGTGATATTTACCGTGATGGCATACGTGAAAGCGGACAAGTACGTCGTAGTACAGCAAATATCGAACGTATTGAAATTTTAAAAGGTCCCGCTTCTGTTTTATATGGTCGTAGTGCTGGTGGCGGGGTTGTGAATATGGTGAGTAAGTTCGCCAATTTTGACTCTAAAAGTTCAGTTGGTGCTTATGCAGGTTCTTATGATAACTACGGAACAACTGCCGACATTAACCAAGTCATTAGTGACAATTTAGCAATACGTTTGACTGGAGAATATGGTGAGTCAGGGAGCTTCCGCTCGGGCATTGAAAATAAAATTGAAATGTTTTCACCAAGTTTCACTTATAAAAATGATGATGGTACTCTCACTTGGACCACACAATATACCTATGACAAATTAGGTCGTGTGCCTGATCGTGGTCCAGCATATGAAAACTTGCCTACGGGAACCTCAATTAAAATGGGATTTGCCCAAGACGGCGATTATGTTGATGATATTTTGCAAGTGGTTCGCACCGATGTGAATTATCAATATGCGCCTGATTGGAACTTTCACTGGGCAGCAAGTTACCGACAAGCAGAACAAAACTTTGATCACTTTTACTTTGGAACTTATTGTGGGTTAGATGGAAACGACCTAAAAGGTAAAGAATGCAACACTAAAAAAGGCTACATCAATCAAATTTACTACTGGCAACAAACCAGCAATAAGACCACCACCAATACATTTGATATTAAGGGCAAGTTCAAAACAGGCCAACTTGAACATCAAATCATGATGGGTACAGACTGGACTTATGAACAACGAGAGCCACGCTTAGCAAATGAAGCTAAAAATGGTTCTATTTACGGCTACGTTAATCCATTCACAGGTGAACGCGAGTACAGTCGTGGTAATGGTCCATTAGTGATGAGACAACATAACTATAATGAAGGCACAACTTATGGTGTATTTATTCAAGATTTAATTGGTCTAAGTGACCAACTTAAACTGATGATGGGTGTCCGCTACGATTACTTCGATTTTTCAACCACCAACAAGTTAACTAATGAACACCGTAATGTAAAAGATGGCAGCTTTAGTCCAAATGTGGGTTTGGTATGGCAACCGCTTCCGGAACATAGCTTTTATACGTCTTACTCTAAGAGCTTTGCACCATTTGGCGGACAAATGGGTGTTAACCAAGTCACTGGAAGCACCGATGTCACAAAAATGGATAAAGAGCCTCAATATAACGAGCAATACGAAGTTGGGGTAAAAAGCGAATGGTTAGATAGTCGTTTAAATACTCAATTTTCGGTCTTTGATATTCGTAAAAATAATATCCGCTATAAACCAAATCCTAATGAGCAACCAGAAGTATGGGCAACAGCGGGTCAGCATCAATCTCGTGGTCTGGAATTTAGTTTTATTGGTCGTGTACTTGATAATGTCTTTGTCCGCGGTGGCTATGGCTACACAGATGCAAAAGTGAAAGAAGATAAACAAAAGCCTGAACAAGAAGGTAACTATTTAGCCAACACATCTAAGAACACCGGTAATTTATTTGTTCGCTATTTACCAACCGAGCAGTGGTATACCGAGGTGGGCGTGACCTATGTGGGCTCTTATTATCCAAATATTAATAATCAAGTAAAAATGGAAGGTTTTAACCGTGTTGATGCGGCGATTGGCTATAGTGCAGATCCGTGGAATGTCACACTTGCGGTGAATAATCTGACCAATAAAGAATACTGGCGCTCAGACAGCATGCCAGGCACACCACGTAATGTGTTATTACGTTTGAATTATCAGTTTTAA
- a CDS encoding DUF1737 domain-containing protein: protein MKLYRYLTGPDDSAFCARVTKALNHGWELYEAPTMTFNGTHVIVGQAICKTIDENYDPKMDILDVLKNNT from the coding sequence ATGAAACTTTATCGCTATTTAACTGGTCCTGATGACTCTGCTTTTTGTGCAAGAGTGACTAAAGCACTGAATCATGGTTGGGAATTATATGAAGCGCCAACCATGACCTTTAATGGCACGCATGTCATTGTTGGACAAGCAATTTGCAAAACAATTGACGAGAATTATGATCCAAAAATGGATATTTTAGATGTTCTGAAAAATAACACTTAA
- the gshB gene encoding glutathione synthase → MRVLVVMDPIETVNLKKDSTMAMLWAASRRGHELGYALQQDLYIDQGKAYGLISPLKVFEDYNHYYELGEKKKESIAAYDVVLMRKDPPFDMNFVYTTYVLEQAEREGSWIINRPQSLRDCNEKLFATQFPELQVPTLVTSQQSLIREFIKEHGDVIVKPLDGMGGMGIFRLYQDGVNIGSTLEMLTELGNRPIMAQRYIPEIVEGDKRILMVNGEPIPYCLARIPQNGEVRGNLAAGGLGQARPLTENDKLIAAKIGPFLREKGLVFVGLDVIGNYVTEINVTSPTCIREIDAQFGTSIADDLFDVLEVGRSA, encoded by the coding sequence ATGCGTGTACTTGTCGTCATGGATCCGATTGAAACCGTAAACCTTAAAAAGGATTCAACCATGGCAATGTTGTGGGCGGCGAGCCGTCGTGGACATGAATTAGGTTATGCATTACAGCAAGATTTATATATCGATCAAGGTAAGGCTTACGGTCTAATTTCACCGTTAAAAGTTTTTGAAGATTACAATCATTACTATGAGCTTGGCGAAAAGAAAAAAGAATCTATCGCAGCTTATGATGTAGTACTCATGCGTAAAGATCCGCCATTTGACATGAATTTTGTCTACACGACTTACGTGCTTGAGCAAGCTGAGCGTGAAGGTTCATGGATTATTAATAGGCCTCAATCATTGCGTGATTGCAACGAAAAACTTTTTGCAACGCAATTTCCAGAATTACAAGTACCTACACTTGTGACCTCACAACAAAGTTTAATTCGTGAATTTATTAAAGAACATGGTGATGTGATTGTTAAGCCGCTTGATGGTATGGGCGGTATGGGGATTTTCCGTTTATACCAAGACGGTGTAAATATTGGTTCTACCTTAGAAATGCTTACAGAGCTAGGCAACCGTCCAATTATGGCTCAGCGCTATATTCCTGAAATTGTAGAAGGGGATAAGCGTATTTTGATGGTGAATGGTGAACCTATTCCTTACTGTCTAGCTCGTATTCCACAAAATGGTGAAGTACGCGGCAACTTAGCGGCAGGTGGTTTAGGCCAAGCGCGTCCGCTTACTGAAAATGACAAGTTGATTGCAGCTAAAATTGGTCCTTTCTTACGCGAAAAAGGTTTAGTTTTTGTAGGTTTAGATGTAATTGGTAATTATGTCACTGAAATTAATGTCACTAGCCCAACGTGTATTCGTGAAATTGATGCTCAATTTGGTACATCAATTGCAGATGATCTATTTGATGTATTAGAAGTTGGACGTTCAGCTTAA
- the murG gene encoding undecaprenyldiphospho-muramoylpentapeptide beta-N-acetylglucosaminyltransferase, with the protein MTDSQQSKPKHVMMMAAGTGGHVFPALAVAKKLQQQGCQVSWLATPTGMENRLLKDQNIPIYQIDIQGVRGNGLVRKIAAPFKILKATLSAMRYMKQLKVDAVAGFGGYVAGPGGLAARLLGIPVLIHEQNAVAGFTNAQLSRVAKVVCEAFPNTFPADGKVVTTGNPVRHEITDILSPKWRYDERAQAGQPLNILIVGGSLGAKALNERLPPALKQLQVPLNIFHQCGQQQVEATQALYADAPANLTVHVLPFIEDMAKAYSEADLIICRAGALTVTEVATAGVAAVFVPLPIAVDDHQTANAKFLADFGAAKICQQSTMTPDVLNELFTSLMNRQLLTEMAVKARQHAQPNATQHVVDLIQKM; encoded by the coding sequence GTGACCGATTCACAGCAAAGCAAACCTAAACATGTCATGATGATGGCTGCCGGTACAGGTGGACATGTTTTTCCAGCCCTCGCCGTAGCCAAAAAACTTCAACAACAAGGTTGTCAGGTTTCATGGTTAGCCACGCCAACAGGTATGGAAAACCGATTATTAAAAGATCAAAATATTCCAATATATCAAATTGATATTCAAGGTGTTCGTGGCAATGGATTAGTCCGTAAAATTGCTGCACCTTTTAAAATTTTAAAAGCCACTTTAAGCGCAATGCGTTATATGAAACAGCTTAAAGTTGATGCAGTTGCAGGCTTTGGCGGTTATGTTGCGGGACCGGGTGGTTTGGCAGCACGCTTGTTAGGTATTCCTGTACTTATTCATGAACAAAATGCGGTTGCTGGTTTTACCAATGCGCAGTTGTCTCGTGTTGCTAAAGTCGTATGCGAAGCATTTCCAAATACATTTCCTGCGGATGGAAAAGTCGTTACAACAGGAAATCCTGTACGTCATGAAATCACAGATATTTTAAGCCCAAAGTGGCGTTATGATGAGCGTGCGCAAGCAGGGCAGCCTCTAAATATTCTAATTGTTGGTGGTTCTTTAGGTGCCAAAGCACTCAATGAACGCTTACCTCCAGCATTAAAACAATTACAAGTTCCACTTAATATTTTTCACCAGTGCGGTCAGCAACAAGTTGAGGCAACTCAAGCACTCTACGCAGATGCACCAGCCAATTTAACTGTACACGTTTTACCGTTTATTGAAGATATGGCAAAGGCTTATAGTGAGGCAGATTTAATTATTTGCCGAGCTGGAGCACTCACGGTAACAGAAGTTGCAACAGCAGGTGTGGCCGCAGTTTTTGTACCACTTCCTATAGCAGTTGATGACCATCAAACTGCAAATGCCAAATTTCTGGCGGATTTCGGTGCTGCAAAAATTTGTCAGCAATCGACTATGACACCAGATGTTCTAAATGAATTGTTCACTTCGCTGATGAACCGCCAGTTACTTACAGAAATGGCAGTGAAAGCGCGTCAACATGCCCAACCAAATGCGACTCAGCATGTGGTTGATCTTATCCAAAAAATGTAA
- the murC gene encoding UDP-N-acetylmuramate--L-alanine ligase: protein MSPSTAANQAKKLIKVPEMRRIKHIHFVGIGGAGMCGIAEVLGNQGYKISGSDIKASKTTEQLEQNGIKVYIGHQAENIKNANVLVVSTAIDPENPEIKAAIEQRTPIVRRAEMLGELMRYRHGIAVAGTHGKTTTTSLLTTMLAEENLDPTYVIGGLLNSTGVNAALGESRFIVAEADESDASFLYLQPMAAIVTNIDADHMDTYEGSFDKLKDTFVQFLHNLPFYGLAVVCGDDANIREIMPRVGRPVITYGFNEDNDIRAIDVEQDGMRSHFTVLRKGREPLRLTINQPGMHNILNALAAIGVATDEGVSDDAISRALAGFSGVGRRFQVQGEFELADGNVKLVDDYGHHPKEVEATIKAARQSHPDRRLVMLFQPHRYSRTRDCFDDFIEVLSQVDQLLLLEVYPAGEKPIVGADSRTLARSIRLRGQVEPILVDPVEGNLQNIMQNVLQPNDLLLTQGAGNVGAISVELAQHHLYVK, encoded by the coding sequence ATGTCTCCATCAACAGCTGCGAACCAAGCAAAAAAACTGATTAAAGTGCCTGAAATGCGCCGTATCAAACACATTCATTTTGTGGGAATCGGCGGTGCTGGGATGTGTGGCATTGCAGAGGTATTGGGTAACCAAGGTTATAAAATTTCTGGTTCAGACATTAAAGCATCTAAAACTACAGAACAATTAGAGCAAAATGGCATCAAGGTTTATATTGGCCATCAAGCGGAAAATATTAAAAATGCCAATGTGCTTGTAGTTTCTACAGCGATTGATCCAGAAAATCCGGAAATTAAAGCAGCGATTGAGCAACGTACTCCAATCGTACGCCGTGCAGAGATGCTAGGTGAGCTTATGCGTTACCGTCATGGTATTGCTGTAGCGGGTACACATGGTAAAACGACAACGACTAGTCTTTTAACGACCATGTTGGCTGAAGAAAACCTTGATCCAACTTATGTGATTGGTGGTTTACTTAACAGTACAGGCGTAAATGCTGCATTAGGTGAAAGCCGTTTTATCGTGGCTGAAGCTGATGAATCAGATGCATCTTTCCTTTATTTGCAACCAATGGCAGCGATTGTAACGAATATCGATGCTGACCATATGGATACCTATGAAGGTAGCTTTGATAAATTAAAAGATACGTTCGTTCAGTTCCTTCATAACTTACCATTTTATGGTTTAGCTGTCGTTTGTGGTGATGACGCCAACATTCGTGAAATTATGCCGCGTGTAGGCCGTCCAGTCATTACTTATGGTTTTAACGAAGATAACGACATTCGCGCAATTGATGTTGAACAAGATGGTATGCGTTCACACTTCACTGTGTTACGTAAAGGACGTGAGCCGCTACGTTTAACGATTAATCAACCAGGCATGCATAATATTTTGAATGCTTTGGCTGCTATTGGTGTTGCGACTGATGAAGGTGTTTCTGATGACGCAATTAGCCGTGCTTTAGCAGGCTTCAGTGGTGTTGGTCGTCGCTTCCAAGTACAAGGTGAATTCGAACTTGCCGATGGTAACGTTAAGTTAGTTGATGACTATGGACACCATCCGAAAGAAGTAGAAGCAACTATTAAAGCTGCTCGTCAGAGTCATCCGGATCGTCGTTTGGTGATGTTATTCCAGCCACACCGTTACTCTCGTACCCGTGATTGTTTTGATGACTTTATTGAAGTGCTTTCTCAGGTTGATCAATTATTATTATTGGAAGTTTATCCTGCCGGCGAAAAGCCTATTGTGGGTGCAGACAGCCGTACTCTAGCGCGTAGTATTCGTTTACGTGGACAGGTGGAACCGATTTTGGTTGATCCGGTTGAAGGTAATTTGCAAAACATCATGCAAAATGTGTTACAACCAAATGACTTGTTATTAACGCAAGGTGCGGGTAACGTGGGAGCAATTTCTGTAGAACTTGCACAACACCATTTGTATGTGAAATAA
- a CDS encoding D-alanine--D-alanine ligase, with amino-acid sequence MSNATKFGKVAVLFGGKSAERAVSLDSGQAVLDALLRSGVQAEAFDPQDRSVTELVNYDRAFIVLHGRGGEDGQIQGVLEWLNLPYTGTGVQGSAIGMDKVKTKQIWQGSDLPTAPYRIITKETDLDAVIAELGLPVIIKPVHEGSSVGMSKVEKAEDFAAAIEKATQHDAVVMAEKWITGREFTISFLNGQPLPVIRLQPPADVAFYDYEAKYQRNDVEYGIPCGLSETEEKNLQALCLRAFQAVGAESWGRIDAMQDEQGNFWLLEVNTVPGMTSHSLVPKAAKAVGYSFDELCVAILEQTLEGTA; translated from the coding sequence GTGTCAAATGCTACAAAATTCGGCAAAGTTGCCGTGCTATTTGGTGGGAAATCGGCTGAGCGTGCTGTGTCTTTAGATAGTGGTCAGGCAGTTCTGGACGCTTTATTGCGTTCAGGTGTTCAGGCTGAAGCATTTGATCCGCAAGACCGCAGTGTGACTGAACTTGTAAATTATGATCGTGCATTTATTGTATTGCATGGTCGTGGTGGTGAAGATGGCCAGATTCAAGGCGTGCTTGAATGGTTGAATCTGCCTTATACAGGAACTGGTGTACAAGGTTCTGCGATTGGCATGGATAAAGTTAAAACCAAGCAAATCTGGCAAGGTAGTGATTTACCTACAGCGCCATATCGCATTATTACTAAAGAAACAGATTTAGATGCGGTGATTGCTGAGTTAGGCTTACCTGTCATTATCAAACCTGTACATGAAGGCTCAAGTGTCGGCATGAGTAAGGTAGAGAAAGCAGAAGATTTTGCAGCTGCAATTGAGAAAGCAACTCAGCACGATGCTGTTGTGATGGCAGAAAAGTGGATCACAGGTCGTGAATTCACAATCTCATTCCTAAATGGTCAGCCTTTACCGGTTATTCGTTTACAACCACCAGCAGATGTTGCTTTCTACGACTACGAAGCGAAATATCAACGTAATGATGTAGAGTATGGTATTCCTTGTGGTCTAAGTGAGACAGAAGAGAAAAACCTGCAAGCATTGTGCTTACGCGCTTTTCAGGCAGTTGGTGCAGAAAGCTGGGGCCGTATTGATGCGATGCAGGATGAGCAAGGTAATTTCTGGCTTTTAGAAGTAAACACTGTGCCAGGTATGACCAGCCACTCTTTAGTTCCAAAAGCTGCGAAAGCTGTTGGCTATAGTTTTGATGAATTGTGTGTTGCCATTCTTGAGCAAACATTGGAAGGTACGGCTTAA
- a CDS encoding cell division protein FtsQ/DivIB, which yields MAQLPASMRRKRAAITSIHDKPPTRKQKLANAGGWVLLVIAFVVLAVGIYGLYKVITDATVAKLEVVGSTSSVETQQVMQHVAPIIKANYFTSDLEQIRDKTLEISWVDRVVVSRAWPNGIRVRVMPRHAIARWGTGRLLSDGGDVFSEAEPTIHPELPLLHGPVSQSKMMMRRYNEINQLFHPANLRLKELYLTERMTWFMQFDSGLRIIVDQDQTMNKLQRLSHLAQSDLKPVWSKISAIDLRYRNGLSIQWKNATPPKIVNGQFVVTIDDTSIAGGTKAKP from the coding sequence ATGGCACAACTTCCGGCTTCCATGCGCCGTAAACGTGCGGCCATCACCTCTATTCATGATAAACCACCTACACGTAAGCAGAAGCTTGCAAATGCTGGTGGATGGGTGCTGTTGGTTATTGCTTTTGTAGTGCTGGCAGTCGGAATTTATGGGCTATATAAAGTTATTACAGATGCAACAGTTGCAAAGCTAGAGGTTGTAGGATCGACGTCTTCAGTTGAAACACAACAAGTGATGCAGCATGTTGCTCCAATTATAAAAGCGAATTATTTCACATCTGATTTAGAACAGATTCGAGATAAAACATTAGAAATTTCGTGGGTAGACCGAGTTGTCGTTTCTCGTGCTTGGCCCAATGGTATTCGTGTTCGTGTCATGCCTCGACATGCCATCGCCCGTTGGGGAACAGGTCGCTTGTTAAGCGATGGAGGCGATGTATTCAGTGAGGCAGAGCCGACTATTCATCCTGAGCTTCCGTTACTCCATGGTCCGGTAAGCCAGTCGAAAATGATGATGCGACGCTATAATGAAATCAATCAATTATTCCACCCTGCCAATTTGCGTCTAAAAGAGTTATATCTGACAGAGCGAATGACTTGGTTTATGCAGTTTGACTCAGGTTTACGAATTATTGTTGACCAAGATCAAACAATGAATAAGTTGCAACGTTTAAGCCATCTGGCACAATCTGACTTAAAACCGGTCTGGTCGAAAATCTCAGCCATTGATTTGCGATATCGTAATGGATTATCTATTCAATGGAAGAATGCAACACCACCTAAAATTGTGAATGGTCAGTTTGTTGTAACGATTGATGACACAAGCATTGCAGGTGGAACAAAAGCAAAGCCATAA
- the ftsA gene encoding cell division protein FtsA: MNEAVPSVVAIDIGTHKVSVLIGKIHAPDNIQVIGMATARNRGMNKGKIVSLDKVIAAIKNAVAEAENMAECRIHSAWVSIPSTELQSFYASGRTPVANPAHVITTNEVVRALELAKASHVTSDYYLASAVPLGFELGDSAEWVQNPINMTAHSMTGHYQLMMMPIATMQNLDRAMKGANIGVEKMVVSCLATAEASLLKDEKEYGVCLVDIGAGITNLAVYLDGRLALARTLQRGGEHVTRDIAAVLQTTTEEAERIKILYGCVDLSAVKPDHMIQVEGIDGPQTISRIELSEIIIARYEEIFSQIRDELENSGAIHGLYHGVVLTGDACQIEGMVSLARRMLGVSAHLGNPPLQVYADDQHQAALRRSMYATAAGLLMFSQSELQEAVEEPEEANDRSVWERMVNGWNAFNSKLKAIF; this comes from the coding sequence ATGAATGAAGCTGTTCCCTCAGTTGTTGCGATTGACATTGGGACGCATAAAGTTTCAGTTTTGATTGGAAAAATTCATGCGCCGGATAACATTCAAGTTATCGGTATGGCAACTGCTCGCAATCGTGGCATGAATAAAGGAAAAATCGTAAGCCTCGATAAAGTTATCGCTGCGATTAAAAATGCTGTCGCTGAAGCGGAAAATATGGCCGAATGTCGCATTCATAGCGCATGGGTATCGATTCCGAGTACCGAGTTGCAAAGTTTTTATGCCTCTGGCCGCACACCAGTTGCTAATCCAGCACATGTTATTACAACAAATGAAGTCGTGCGCGCGTTAGAATTGGCAAAAGCAAGTCATGTGACTTCTGATTACTATTTAGCAAGTGCAGTGCCGTTAGGCTTTGAATTAGGTGATTCTGCTGAATGGGTGCAGAATCCAATTAATATGACTGCCCATAGTATGACCGGACATTATCAGTTAATGATGATGCCGATTGCGACTATGCAAAACCTTGATCGCGCTATGAAAGGTGCAAATATCGGGGTTGAAAAAATGGTGGTATCTTGTCTGGCAACCGCTGAGGCAAGCTTGCTTAAAGATGAAAAAGAGTATGGTGTTTGTCTAGTCGATATTGGCGCAGGCATTACCAATCTTGCAGTTTATCTAGATGGACGTTTGGCTCTGGCACGTACATTGCAACGCGGTGGTGAGCATGTTACGCGTGATATTGCTGCTGTATTGCAAACTACGACAGAAGAAGCTGAACGTATTAAAATTCTGTATGGTTGTGTTGATTTAAGTGCTGTTAAGCCAGATCACATGATTCAGGTAGAAGGAATTGATGGTCCTCAAACGATTAGTCGAATTGAGTTGTCAGAAATTATTATTGCCCGCTATGAAGAGATCTTTAGCCAGATTCGCGATGAGCTCGAAAACAGCGGTGCAATTCATGGTTTGTACCATGGTGTAGTGTTGACAGGGGATGCTTGTCAAATCGAAGGTATGGTGAGTTTGGCTCGCCGTATGTTGGGGGTATCTGCCCATTTGGGTAATCCGCCGTTACAGGTTTATGCTGATGATCAACATCAGGCAGCATTACGTCGTTCGATGTATGCAACAGCAGCTGGTTTGCTCATGTTTAGCCAAAGTGAGTTGCAAGAAGCTGTTGAAGAGCCTGAAGAGGCAAATGACCGTTCGGTATGGGAGCGAATGGTAAATGGCTGGAATGCATTTAATAGCAAGCTAAAAGCCATTTTTTAG
- the ftsZ gene encoding cell division protein FtsZ, with translation MASFEFIEDELNDGNGQARFTVFGVGGGGGNAVQHMVQSDIQGVKFVCANTDKQALDCMNAPFKIQLGEQSTRGLGAGANPEVGQVAAEESREIIRHHLEGTDMVFVTAGMGGGTGTGAAPVVAEVAKEMGILTVGVVTTPFNFEGRRRLKSAERGIEALEAHVDSLIIIPNQRLLSVYGDISMKDAYKKADDVLLNAVRSIFDLVVNRGHINLDFADLKTAMSTRGYAMMGAGLGRGEDRARQAAEQAIRSPLLDNVNIINAKGVLINITGGDDITLRETEIITDVVNQIVDLDEGEIFYGTVFDPDARDELRVTVIATGLTRNAADAEPRKRNTVSHASTQSAQSVDEDDVPAINKRQNADNEVSSNASSSPRSSPMSIQDYLKNQQRK, from the coding sequence ATGGCCTCATTTGAATTTATAGAAGATGAACTAAACGATGGCAACGGTCAAGCCCGTTTCACTGTATTTGGTGTAGGTGGTGGTGGCGGTAATGCCGTTCAACATATGGTGCAGTCTGATATTCAAGGTGTTAAATTCGTTTGTGCCAATACAGACAAACAAGCACTAGACTGTATGAATGCACCTTTCAAAATTCAGTTAGGCGAGCAAAGTACGCGTGGTTTAGGTGCTGGTGCTAACCCTGAAGTTGGTCAAGTTGCAGCAGAAGAAAGCCGTGAAATTATTCGTCACCATCTTGAAGGTACGGATATGGTGTTCGTTACCGCTGGTATGGGGGGTGGTACGGGTACGGGCGCGGCTCCTGTCGTGGCTGAAGTTGCCAAAGAAATGGGTATTTTGACTGTTGGTGTTGTAACAACTCCATTTAACTTTGAAGGCCGTCGCCGTTTAAAATCTGCTGAGCGCGGTATTGAAGCGCTTGAAGCACATGTTGATTCATTGATTATTATCCCGAACCAACGCTTACTTAGCGTATATGGCGATATTTCAATGAAAGATGCTTATAAAAAAGCTGATGATGTATTGTTAAACGCTGTACGTAGTATCTTTGACCTTGTTGTAAACCGTGGTCACATTAACCTTGACTTCGCCGATTTGAAAACTGCAATGAGTACTCGTGGTTACGCAATGATGGGTGCTGGTTTAGGTCGTGGTGAAGATCGTGCACGTCAAGCAGCTGAACAGGCTATTCGTAGTCCATTGCTTGATAACGTAAATATTATTAATGCTAAAGGTGTGTTGATTAACATTACTGGCGGTGATGATATTACTCTACGCGAAACTGAAATCATTACTGATGTCGTGAACCAGATTGTTGACCTTGATGAAGGTGAAATTTTCTACGGTACAGTATTTGATCCAGATGCGCGTGATGAATTACGTGTAACAGTGATTGCAACTGGTTTAACTCGTAATGCTGCAGATGCAGAACCGAGAAAACGTAATACAGTAAGTCATGCATCGACTCAATCAGCTCAATCTGTTGATGAAGATGACGTTCCTGCTATTAATAAGCGTCAAAATGCAGACAATGAAGTGAGTAGCAACGCAAGTTCTTCTCCGCGTTCTTCTCCGATGAGTATTCAAGATTACTTGAAAAATCAGCAACGTAAGTAA